One Candidatus Palauibacter australiensis genomic window carries:
- the infC gene encoding translation initiation factor IF-3, with translation MNGDPRVNDKIRISPIRLIDEEGNQLGIVATDEARGLAAERGLDLVEVAPGARPPVCRLMDFGKYKYAQARKAREAKKKQHIIHVKEVKLRPKIEAHDIDFKMRHARRFISDGDKVKFTLMFRGREVTHPERGRRILEMVKEELEDIAVVESDISHEGRTMTMLMGPHRT, from the coding sequence GTGAACGGAGATCCCAGAGTCAACGACAAGATCCGGATCAGCCCGATCCGGCTCATCGATGAAGAGGGCAACCAGCTCGGCATCGTCGCGACGGACGAAGCTCGTGGCCTCGCGGCCGAACGCGGGCTCGACCTCGTGGAGGTGGCGCCCGGCGCGCGACCGCCCGTCTGCCGGCTCATGGACTTCGGAAAGTACAAGTACGCGCAGGCGAGGAAGGCGCGGGAGGCGAAGAAGAAACAGCACATCATCCACGTCAAGGAAGTGAAGCTGCGGCCGAAGATCGAGGCGCACGACATCGACTTCAAGATGCGGCACGCCCGCAGGTTCATCTCGGATGGCGACAAGGTGAAGTTCACGCTCATGTTCCGGGGCCGCGAGGTCACGCACCCGGAGCGGGGGCGACGGATCCTCGAGATGGTCAAGGAAGAGTTGGAGGACATCGCGGTGGTAGAGTCGGACATCTCCCACGAGGGTCGCACGATGACCATGCTGATGGGACCGCACCGCACGTAG
- the thrS gene encoding threonine--tRNA ligase, which produces MNDSQISVTLPDGSSKRLPHGSSAADLAASIGPGLARAAVAARVNGALADLSAALPDGAEVAIVTRSDEDPDALYVLRHSAAHALATAVRERYPGAGIGFGPPIDDGFYYDFEVPAPFTPEDLEEIGRTMAEVAGADDPFERREVTRDEALELFADDPLKLERLEEIPEGEAISVYRNGPFLDLCRGPHAPRTGEIRHFRLLSAAGAYWRGDERRQMLQRIYGTAFYSREALEAYIARVEEARKRDHRKLGRELDLFSIQDEIGPGLVCWHPRGARLQLELRRWIEDLQESHGYQFVYTPHVSGEALFRRSGHLPNYAENMYPRMEDEDGEAFRVKPMNCPGHITIYAANPRSYRDLPVRLAEIANVYRNERSGTLHGLLRVRMLTMDDGHVFCTPEQIEDEIFICLELVDTVMTTLGLDYRFDLSTRPDGDKRIGGDEVWDVAEGALRDALERGGLEYKLDEGGGAFYGPKIDIKYKDAIGREWQGATIQLDFNLPERFELEYMGTDNKPHRPVLIHRAIFGTLERFTGVLIEHFAGAFPPWLAPVQVRVLPITDAHAGAAAGIRDRLVAEGLRVELDARSDTLGYRIRDGELQKVPYLLVIGDREVEAGTVAVRARGAERKQEVVPLDGFVSRIRDRVETRSLET; this is translated from the coding sequence ATGAACGACTCCCAGATTTCCGTTACGCTCCCCGACGGTTCCTCGAAGCGGCTGCCGCACGGATCGAGCGCCGCCGACCTCGCCGCGTCGATCGGTCCGGGGCTGGCTCGGGCCGCCGTGGCCGCGCGCGTGAACGGCGCGCTCGCGGATCTCTCGGCCGCCCTTCCGGATGGAGCGGAAGTCGCGATCGTCACGCGCAGCGACGAGGACCCCGACGCGCTCTACGTCCTTCGCCACTCCGCGGCGCACGCGCTCGCCACCGCCGTGCGGGAACGGTACCCGGGGGCGGGGATCGGCTTCGGCCCCCCGATCGACGACGGCTTCTACTACGACTTCGAGGTCCCGGCGCCCTTCACGCCGGAGGACCTTGAAGAGATCGGGCGCACGATGGCCGAGGTCGCGGGGGCGGACGATCCGTTCGAGCGCCGCGAAGTCACGCGCGACGAAGCCCTGGAACTGTTCGCCGACGATCCGCTCAAGCTGGAGCGGCTGGAAGAGATTCCGGAAGGCGAGGCGATCTCCGTCTATCGGAACGGGCCGTTCCTCGACCTGTGCCGGGGACCGCACGCTCCCCGCACGGGCGAGATTCGCCATTTCCGCCTTCTCAGCGCCGCGGGAGCCTATTGGCGCGGCGACGAGCGGCGACAGATGCTCCAGCGCATCTACGGCACGGCCTTCTACTCGCGGGAGGCGCTCGAGGCGTACATCGCCCGCGTCGAGGAGGCCCGCAAGCGCGATCACCGGAAGCTCGGCAGGGAACTCGATCTGTTCTCGATCCAGGACGAGATCGGGCCCGGGCTCGTGTGCTGGCACCCCAGGGGCGCGCGCCTGCAACTCGAACTCCGGCGCTGGATCGAGGACCTGCAGGAGTCCCACGGCTACCAGTTCGTCTACACGCCGCACGTCTCCGGCGAGGCGCTCTTCCGGCGCTCCGGGCACCTCCCGAACTACGCGGAGAACATGTACCCGCGCATGGAGGACGAGGACGGGGAAGCGTTCCGCGTGAAGCCGATGAACTGTCCGGGCCACATCACGATCTACGCGGCGAATCCCCGCAGCTACCGCGACCTTCCGGTGCGGCTGGCCGAGATCGCGAACGTGTACCGCAACGAGCGGTCGGGGACGCTGCACGGGCTGCTGCGCGTGCGCATGCTCACGATGGACGACGGGCACGTCTTCTGTACGCCGGAGCAGATCGAGGACGAGATCTTCATCTGCCTCGAACTCGTGGACACCGTGATGACGACGCTGGGTCTCGACTACCGGTTCGATCTCTCCACGCGCCCGGACGGGGACAAGCGGATCGGCGGCGACGAGGTGTGGGACGTGGCCGAGGGCGCCCTGCGCGATGCGCTCGAGCGCGGCGGACTCGAATACAAGCTGGACGAGGGCGGGGGCGCGTTTTACGGCCCCAAGATCGACATCAAGTACAAGGACGCGATCGGCCGCGAGTGGCAGGGGGCCACGATCCAGCTCGACTTCAACCTGCCGGAGCGGTTCGAACTCGAGTACATGGGGACGGACAACAAGCCGCACCGCCCCGTGCTGATCCACCGCGCCATCTTCGGCACCCTGGAGCGCTTCACCGGCGTGCTCATCGAGCACTTCGCCGGGGCCTTCCCTCCGTGGTTGGCGCCCGTCCAGGTCCGCGTGCTCCCGATCACGGACGCGCACGCGGGGGCCGCCGCCGGAATTCGGGACCGGCTCGTCGCGGAGGGTCTGCGCGTGGAACTCGACGCCCGCTCCGACACGCTCGGCTACCGCATCCGCGACGGCGAACTCCAGAAGGTCCCCTACCTCCTCGTCATAGGAGACCGCGAAGTCGAGGCCGGCACCGTGGCCGTCCGCGCGCGCGGCGCCGAGCGCAAACAGGAAGTCGTCCCCCTCGACGGCTTCGTATCCCGGATCCGTGATCGCGTCGAGACCCGGTCCCTCGAAACGTGA
- the rpmI gene encoding 50S ribosomal protein L35 — protein MPKMKTNRSAAKRFRKTGSGKFRRRRAYHSHILTKKSPKRKRRLRQGTLVAKADEKRVKRLLGT, from the coding sequence ATGCCGAAAATGAAGACGAACCGGTCCGCCGCGAAGCGGTTTCGAAAGACCGGCAGCGGGAAGTTCCGGCGCCGGCGTGCCTACCACAGCCACATCCTGACGAAGAAGAGCCCCAAGCGTAAGCGTCGGCTCCGGCAGGGGACCCTTGTGGCGAAAGCGGACGAGAAGCGGGTGAAACGGCTCCTGGGAACCTAG
- the rplT gene encoding 50S ribosomal protein L20: MPRATSSVARNRRKKKILKEARGQFGARSKLYRTAKNSVERGWAYAYVDRRRKKRDFRRLWIARINAAARQNGISYSRFVSGLKSAGVDLNRKVLADLAIRDPAAFTKLVEVAKAHGP; the protein is encoded by the coding sequence ATGCCACGCGCGACGAGCAGCGTTGCACGCAACCGTCGGAAGAAAAAGATCCTCAAGGAAGCCCGCGGCCAGTTTGGGGCGCGTTCGAAGCTCTACCGTACGGCGAAGAACTCCGTCGAGCGCGGCTGGGCCTATGCCTACGTCGATCGGCGCAGGAAAAAGCGCGACTTTCGCCGACTGTGGATCGCCCGCATCAACGCCGCGGCCCGGCAGAACGGCATCTCGTATTCCCGGTTCGTCAGCGGGCTGAAGAGCGCCGGCGTCGACCTCAACCGCAAGGTGCTCGCGGACCTCGCCATCCGGGATCCGGCCGCCTTTACCAAGCTCGTCGAGGTGGCCAAAGCGCACGGCCCATGA
- the pheS gene encoding phenylalanine--tRNA ligase subunit alpha: MTPAGASLLDRLAAIEGKGLAAIGEAADSATLEAARVEYLGRNGRLADVMSLIGTVEAGARRDVGQRANAVKTVLRGALEARAKALESATAGPSARIDLTLPPRERWVGGVHPVTRVIDEICEIFAELGFTSVLGPEIESTWYNFTALNIPLDHPAADMMDTFYLEKDVVLRTHTSPVQARVMEAFKPPVRVVVPGLAYRRDSFDPSHAPAFEQIEGLAVDEGVDFVEFRAAIEHFVHHFFGPGTKSRFRPSFYPFTEPSAEVDVSCTVCAGGSCSTCKRTGWITIMGSGMVDPAVFEAVGYDPERYTGYAFGMGPARIAMVRHGIPDMRLLYEGEMSFLQQFA, encoded by the coding sequence ATGACCCCGGCCGGAGCGTCTCTCCTCGATCGGCTCGCCGCCATCGAGGGGAAGGGGCTCGCCGCGATCGGGGAGGCCGCGGACTCCGCCACGCTGGAGGCCGCCCGGGTCGAATACCTGGGCCGCAACGGTCGGCTGGCCGACGTCATGTCCCTGATCGGCACGGTCGAGGCCGGGGCCCGACGCGACGTCGGACAGCGCGCGAACGCCGTGAAGACGGTGTTGCGCGGCGCCCTCGAAGCGCGCGCGAAGGCGCTGGAGAGCGCCACCGCCGGGCCGAGCGCCCGCATCGACCTGACCCTGCCCCCCCGCGAACGCTGGGTCGGCGGCGTGCATCCGGTGACCCGGGTCATCGACGAGATCTGCGAGATCTTCGCCGAACTCGGCTTCACGAGCGTGCTCGGCCCCGAGATCGAGTCCACGTGGTACAACTTCACGGCGCTCAACATCCCGCTCGATCATCCCGCCGCGGACATGATGGACACCTTCTACCTGGAGAAGGATGTCGTACTGCGGACGCACACGTCGCCCGTCCAGGCGCGCGTGATGGAGGCCTTCAAGCCGCCCGTGCGCGTCGTCGTGCCGGGGCTCGCGTACCGGCGCGACTCCTTCGATCCCTCGCACGCTCCCGCCTTCGAGCAGATCGAGGGTCTCGCGGTCGATGAAGGCGTGGATTTCGTGGAGTTCCGCGCCGCGATCGAGCACTTCGTACACCACTTCTTCGGTCCGGGGACGAAGAGCCGGTTTCGGCCGTCCTTCTATCCCTTCACCGAGCCTTCGGCGGAGGTGGACGTATCGTGCACGGTGTGCGCCGGGGGCAGCTGCTCCACCTGCAAGCGCACGGGTTGGATCACGATCATGGGAAGCGGAATGGTGGATCCCGCGGTCTTCGAGGCCGTGGGCTACGACCCGGAGCGCTACACGGGCTACGCATTCGGGATGGGACCGGCCCGCATCGCGATGGTGCGGCACGGGATCCCCGACATGCGGCTCCTCTACGAGGGGGAGATGAGCTTTCTGCAGCAGTTCGCATGA